In one Tripterygium wilfordii isolate XIE 37 chromosome 22, ASM1340144v1, whole genome shotgun sequence genomic region, the following are encoded:
- the LOC119990414 gene encoding uncharacterized protein LOC119990414 has product MAAELQSVEGSIDAETAATVTETADTITTAIVDAQTENPGQIPAPPKRQRRPSVRLGEIGDQPATLSYDTQMRSANRYRHPSWRLPRESSKSSKARSVTNLVNGNNNNDTHSHNYDQEPEENNQNGDLTLEFGHRTAKAKRGTTKRVRSNWISSRVDEAEGNSREVGDEEFRDFAPDSEDPLKDPSPVHSADNVALDMWQSVPRRPSRTRVSESREKDAVEMDNLLETDSRDQKCGNSEGVRTWLIELGLSRYAPVFEIHEVDDEVLPLLTLEDLKDMGINAVGSRRKIYTAIQKLRKGFS; this is encoded by the coding sequence ATGGCCGCGGAGTTACAGTCAGTGGAAGGCTCAATCGACGCAGAAACGGCAGCGACGGTCACAGAGACGGCGGATACTATAACGACGGCTATAGTCGATGCACAAACAGAGAACCCGGGGCAAATCCCAGCCCCACCAAAACGACAGCGCCGGCCGAGTGTTCGCTTAGGTGAGATTGGAGACCAGCCGGCCACTCTCAGCTACGACACGCAGATGCGCAGTGCCAACCGCTACAGGCACCCGTCTTGGCGTCTCCCTAGAGAGTCCTCGAAATCTTCCAAGGCACGTTCTGTAACCAATCTTGTGAACGGCAACAACAACAACGATACTCACAGTCATAATTACGACCAAGAGCCCGAAGAGAATAATCAAAACGGCGACTTGACGCTCGAATTTGGGCACCGGACGGCGAAAGCGAAAAGAGGGACCACGAAAAGAGTGAGATCGAATTGGATATCTTCGAGGGTGGACGAAGCTGAGGGGAACAGTAGGGAGGTTGGGGATGAAGAGTTTAGGGATTTCGCTCCGGACTCGGAGGATCCATTAAAGGACCCGAGCCCCGTTCATTCCGCGGACAACGTGGCTCTGGATATGTGGCAGAGTGTGCCCAGGAGGCCTAGTCGGACTAGGGTTTCCGAGAGCAGAGAAAAGGACGCCGTTGAGATGGATAATTTGCTCGAGACGGATTCCAGAGACCAGAAATGCGGCAATAGTGAGGGTGTGAGGACATGGCTGATAGAATTGGGGCTGAGCAGATATGCACCTGTTTTCGAGATACATGAAGTGGATGACGAGGTGTTGCCATTGCTGACACTGGAGGATCTTAAGGACATGGGGATAAATGCGGTGGGTTCCAGGAGGAAAATCTACACTGCGATTCAGAAGCTTCGCAAGGGGTTCTCGTga
- the LOC119991005 gene encoding GATA zinc finger domain-containing protein 14-like, which produces MTEEYELSTSTRTNAGMTKGSREHVLHVNTEKRRWQRWNRKASPLLDLAPLDEFTQCTLRLCLVHHGDGDRNKNGNINRTENEDMNLVRCGNGNRNKNENINQSENENTNLIRSGNSNKNKNGNINMNENEDMNLVRLGNGNMTKNENINRSENENTNLVRCGNGDRNKNGNINRTENEDMNLVRCGNGNRNKSGNINQSENENTNLIRGGNGNTNKNGNINMNENEDMNLVRLGNGNMTKNENINRSENENTNLLRCGNADRNKNGNINRTENEDMNLVRCGNGNRNKNGNINRSENENTNLVRRGNGNRNKNKNINMSENENTNENSYDFDIWLVKEL; this is translated from the exons ATGACCGAAGAATATGAGCTTTCTACGTCCACAAGGACAAATGCTGGAATGACCAAAGGATCTCGAG AACATGTACTTCATGTCAATACAGAGAAACGGAGATGGCAAAGGTGGAATCGAAAGGCATCTCCGTTACTCGATCTCGCTCC GCTGGATGAATTCACTCAATGTACCCTTAGGCTATGTTTGGTTCATCATGGGGATGGTGATAGGAATAAAAACGGGAATATAAACAGGACTGAGAATGAGGACATGAATTTGGTTCGTTGTGGGAATGGTAATAGGAATAAAAACGAAAATATAAACCAGAGTGAGAATGAGAATACGAATTTGATTCGTAGTGGGAACAGTAATAAGAATAAAAATGGAAATATAAACATGAATGAGAATGAGGACATGAATTTGGTTCGTCTTGGAAATGGTAATATGACTAAAAACGAAAATATAAATCGGAGTGAGAACGAGAACACGAATTTGGTTCGTTGTGGGAATGGTGATAGGAATAAAAACGGAAATATAAACAGGACTGAGAATGAGGACATGAATTTGGTTCGTTGTGGGAATGGTAATAGGAATAAAAGCGGAAATATAAACCAGAGTGAGAATGAGAATACGAATTTGATTCGTGGTGGGAACGGTAATACGAATAAAAACGGAAATATAAACATGAATGAGAATGAGGACATGAATTTGGTTCGTCTTGGAAATGGTAATATGACTAAAAACGAAAATATAAATCGGAGTGAGAACGAGAACACGAATTTGCTTCGTTGTGGGAATGCTGATAGGAATAAAAACGGAAATATAAACAGGACTGAGAATGAGGACATGAATTTGGTTCGTTGTGGGAATGGTAATAGGAATAAAAACGGAAATATAAACCGGAGTGAGAATGAAAACACGAATTTGGTTCGTCGTGGGAATGGTAATaggaataaaaacaaaaatataaacatgAGTGAGAATGAGAACACAAATGAGAATTCATACGATTTCGATATTTGGTTGGTAAAAGAATTGTGA